The following coding sequences are from one Kallotenue papyrolyticum window:
- a CDS encoding RHS repeat-associated core domain-containing protein has product MKVWLILLLIVSLIVPSLSPTIEATERSQQATSLAHIADTHVDAPPARDGERHVQSRFAAERRSSWSHSQSITATATPFPTNLLLNPGFELDANGDNRPDYWTKHHRVTRSSAVKYSGSYSMRHAATNNANYTIGQTVLNVVAGTNYEFIGHVNILPTRDTFSFGIEVRWINKKNATINTSTVKTYTKATSGWDIVSADLVAPAGTVRANIRMVVRSLSTTIYIDDVVFQTRSLSETPIPTNTSAPTTTQTPTATSSPVPTVTPTATSSPVPTATPTATSSPVPTATPRPVLTPTYTPTLPVAPTSIPTEQPTLIPTATAPPNPTADPRSLRLVISVSATTVLAGTPSVNVTVRAEDQFGVLATDYRGSVRFSSTSAIIGLPLAGLGGFWYTFTAEDAGQHTWTGVTLNTPGEHSITVSDGTRSATSDVITVKPIHLVITANPTTVFAGEPAVEVKVEARDETGALVPGYRGSVRFSSTSAINGLPLAGLGGFWYTFTAEDAGQHTWTGVTLNTPGLHTITVSDEARSATSGVIDVRQVNLIIRASPSTVFASEPIIQVTVEARDQDGALIPGYRGSVRFSSTSTVSGLPLAGLGGFWYDFTAADAGQHTWTGVALGTPGSHTIQVSDGFRQATSNVIVVKSITFRITWNTPQAIVNDPTLTMTVEVVDEHGDLIPTYRGEIDFRPSVPVRNLPRAILNTPDYTFTEADGGRHSFAGLAFTELGRQTITVVDRAHAATATTSPAVDVILPPDPTLVPPGAAPDIVEIPDNLPALVPTPIPYGWGMPFTVGSIYEGSNYWKGKPSYPVPAQPGVMYVVSGVAQRGAQEWWAGTFYVCPYLGWEAPMTDQRQEGGGTNYLPYQDPTFTLGTGLGFCGEWSTYDNGGSVVPVGPALSSPAPVGTQGVHINPHTGGNTGGPYTLGANVAADLELECDGPDEAPDTADPVDTRSGEFYLVEHDLGVATGCATGTLQFERTYRAFGAPSRSLSAGWVHNYEVRLIQSGAYVMVQRPRGSMLVFKDVGGDVYATRAGSRYTLIKRSEGGWVLVRNDRSAEVFDAAGRLISQQDPNGNRIWMTYETGRRNGASYTRLARVDAPGGRYLWFGYDYYRPTRIIMVGDNLGRIVRYRYDDQHPYDFIATGRLVQVTDALGHNVTYTYADPHNPWLLTGKTDELGKPVFTNTYDPSGRIVRQVNNTGQDITFSYEIITDTAQIVSRVGDTEAAGLHALLVTTTEDQSGRTIYTFGSDGLLRSVVEPSGATTRYARYTNTRQPTEVIDAEGRVTRFTYTGNGLLATATNADGMVTTLDHDAWGRPTRLMTYDRAFTISYVGPNISAVRDHAGREVQFTYADQAGWKGMLSAIANTGSMTTTLTYDAAGDIVKVTDALGRAVHLTYDGAGRPIMIRDAHDMVTTLRYDAADRMRSITHTADGQSRTTTFAYDAAGHLISVTDPLSQTTTLTPDDAGRVRTQRLPDGRSITFDYDAHSHVTGITPPERGRHHFSYTPYGVLSQYQPPAVESGATNTQYVFNLLEQLTQLTQPDGATTALGYDRLGRTETITHTAGTTRLTYDPASGNVATLQSPEGTLTYSYDSAHRPTTTTWSGAISGVVEHGYNAQSLVAFQRINQLAAISFAYDVDGSLTQAGALTLAYAAKDGLLEATTLGVVQDRWTYNGFSEPVAYTATANSNLLYRMVTERDALGRITSKTETIDGVAVTHSYTYDAVGQLTQVRRNGTLVAEYTYDANGNRTRLTTPNGTITAVYDAQDRLVQYGAMVYGYTANGEVQSVTVGGQTTRYGYDAFGNLQSATLPDGTQLRYVIDGQGRRVGKLVNGVVVQGFLYADDLRPLAELDGSGAVVSQFVYASTGHVPDYLIKGGVTYRILTDQLGSPRLVVNAATGAVVQQLDYDAFGAITRDTNPGFQPFGFAGGLYDQHTKLTHFGAREYDATTGRWTRKDPLGFAAGDANLYRYVGNDPVNFIDPTGLFVDVVADVGFILYDLYRLRTDPCNFGWNLFALGLDVLGAFLPFATGLGFAARTADNLDDVADVARSCFNSFSADTPVATPDGLVPISELDVGELVLAYNEATRTTGSYTVTDVIVHTDPVILELTLDGEVLATTVEHPFFVLLRGWVPAGELRIGDAVRTADGSYGSVDALAVVHHEQPMYNLSVATAHTFFVGEGRWLVHNVRCWPGTPEEMDKFLGFPGTRIPDTPNTPGRNKVVWQPSDKVKITYEQHPYHPHAPDWHRKPHWHLDTPGASHQRYLPGDPIPGYE; this is encoded by the coding sequence ATGAAGGTCTGGCTCATTTTGTTGCTGATCGTCTCTTTGATCGTGCCATCTTTATCGCCTACCATCGAAGCTACGGAACGATCTCAGCAAGCGACATCTCTTGCCCATATAGCCGATACGCATGTAGATGCGCCGCCTGCACGTGATGGTGAGCGACACGTTCAATCGAGGTTTGCAGCAGAACGGCGCTCCTCATGGTCACATTCACAATCGATAACAGCTACAGCAACGCCATTCCCCACGAACTTGTTGCTTAATCCGGGCTTTGAGTTAGATGCAAACGGCGACAATCGTCCAGATTACTGGACTAAACATCATCGCGTTACCAGAAGCAGTGCGGTTAAGTATAGCGGCAGTTATTCGATGAGACATGCCGCTACCAATAATGCGAACTATACGATCGGTCAAACCGTTCTCAACGTAGTGGCGGGTACGAACTACGAGTTTATCGGTCATGTCAATATTCTTCCAACGCGTGACACCTTCTCCTTTGGAATTGAAGTGCGTTGGATAAATAAGAAGAATGCCACGATCAACACCAGTACTGTCAAGACATACACGAAAGCCACCTCCGGCTGGGATATCGTGAGCGCCGATCTGGTCGCACCTGCGGGCACAGTTAGGGCGAATATACGGATGGTGGTTCGGAGTCTGAGTACGACAATTTATATCGATGATGTTGTGTTTCAGACGCGATCTCTTTCGGAGACCCCCATTCCGACGAACACATCAGCACCCACTACAACACAGACACCAACCGCGACTTCTTCACCGGTACCGACGGTGACACCAACCGCGACTTCTTCACCGGTACCGACGGCGACACCAACCGCGACTTCTTCACCGGTACCGACGGCGACACCAAGGCCTGTCTTGACGCCGACCTATACTCCGACACTTCCTGTAGCGCCTACGTCGATCCCGACCGAACAACCAACGCTTATACCAACGGCAACTGCGCCGCCCAATCCAACTGCCGATCCACGGTCACTGAGACTGGTTATTTCCGTTTCTGCGACAACTGTATTGGCCGGTACCCCAAGTGTCAATGTTACGGTTAGAGCTGAGGATCAATTCGGTGTTCTTGCAACCGATTATCGTGGTTCGGTTCGGTTCAGCAGCACGAGTGCGATCATTGGCCTGCCACTCGCGGGTTTAGGAGGCTTCTGGTACACCTTTACGGCGGAAGATGCCGGGCAACATACCTGGACGGGCGTGACGCTCAATACGCCTGGTGAACATTCCATCACCGTCTCAGATGGAACGCGATCTGCGACATCGGATGTTATTACGGTTAAACCGATTCATCTCGTTATTACAGCAAATCCCACCACTGTATTTGCCGGTGAACCTGCTGTTGAGGTAAAGGTAGAAGCGCGTGACGAAACTGGTGCGCTGGTTCCGGGATACCGTGGTTCGGTTCGGTTCAGCAGCACGAGCGCGATCAATGGCCTGCCACTCGCGGGTTTAGGAGGCTTCTGGTACACCTTTACGGCGGAAGATGCCGGGCAACATACCTGGACAGGCGTGACGCTCAATACGCCGGGTCTTCACACGATCACTGTTAGTGATGAGGCTCGATCGGCTACTTCAGGGGTTATTGATGTTCGTCAAGTCAACCTGATTATTCGTGCCAGCCCTTCCACCGTGTTTGCCAGCGAACCGATTATTCAGGTGACGGTTGAAGCACGCGATCAGGATGGTGCGCTTATTCCAGGCTATCGTGGCTCGGTCCGCTTCAGTAGCACAAGCACAGTCAGCGGGTTGCCGCTGGCCGGGCTTGGTGGTTTTTGGTACGACTTCACTGCGGCGGATGCCGGGCAGCATACCTGGACGGGCGTAGCGCTTGGCACCCCTGGCAGTCATACTATTCAGGTGTCAGATGGATTCAGACAGGCTACATCGAATGTCATTGTTGTCAAAAGCATTACCTTCCGCATCACATGGAATACGCCGCAAGCTATTGTCAATGATCCCACCCTAACCATGACCGTTGAGGTCGTCGATGAGCATGGTGACCTCATTCCTACCTATCGTGGCGAGATTGATTTCAGACCCAGTGTACCGGTGCGTAATCTGCCCCGAGCGATCTTAAATACGCCCGATTATACCTTTACAGAGGCCGATGGTGGTCGACATAGTTTCGCCGGCCTGGCATTCACCGAGCTAGGTCGGCAAACAATAACGGTTGTCGATCGCGCGCATGCTGCGACCGCTACGACGTCACCCGCTGTTGATGTTATTCTCCCTCCAGATCCTACCCTGGTCCCGCCTGGAGCAGCACCGGATATCGTCGAGATTCCCGACAATCTTCCTGCGCTTGTCCCGACGCCGATTCCATATGGTTGGGGCATGCCGTTCACGGTTGGTTCTATCTATGAGGGTTCGAATTACTGGAAGGGCAAACCCAGCTACCCTGTTCCTGCCCAACCAGGCGTGATGTACGTCGTTAGCGGTGTAGCTCAACGAGGTGCACAAGAGTGGTGGGCTGGCACCTTCTACGTATGTCCATATCTTGGTTGGGAAGCACCGATGACCGACCAGCGCCAGGAAGGCGGTGGTACCAATTATCTCCCTTATCAGGACCCTACCTTTACCCTCGGCACCGGTCTCGGCTTTTGTGGCGAGTGGAGCACATACGATAATGGTGGGAGCGTTGTTCCCGTCGGTCCTGCCCTCAGTTCACCGGCTCCCGTGGGAACACAGGGTGTCCATATCAATCCGCATACGGGAGGCAATACCGGCGGGCCCTATACGCTTGGGGCAAATGTTGCAGCCGATCTAGAGCTGGAATGCGACGGTCCTGATGAGGCACCCGATACGGCGGACCCTGTCGACACGCGGAGTGGCGAGTTCTATCTTGTCGAGCATGATCTCGGTGTGGCTACCGGCTGTGCGACAGGTACCCTCCAATTTGAGCGAACCTATCGTGCCTTTGGCGCACCAAGTCGTAGCCTCAGTGCCGGTTGGGTCCATAACTACGAAGTGCGGCTGATTCAGAGCGGCGCGTATGTGATGGTCCAACGTCCGCGCGGCTCGATGCTGGTGTTCAAAGACGTCGGTGGTGACGTTTACGCTACGCGCGCGGGCTCACGCTACACACTCATAAAGCGCTCGGAAGGCGGCTGGGTATTGGTGCGCAATGATCGTAGCGCCGAGGTTTTTGATGCCGCAGGGCGATTGATTTCGCAGCAAGACCCGAATGGTAACCGGATCTGGATGACCTATGAAACAGGTAGGCGCAACGGCGCTTCATATACTCGTCTTGCGCGAGTTGATGCGCCGGGCGGCCGCTATCTCTGGTTCGGTTACGACTACTACCGACCAACACGTATCATCATGGTCGGTGACAACCTGGGGCGCATCGTCCGCTATCGCTACGATGATCAACATCCCTACGATTTCATCGCTACGGGGCGTCTGGTTCAGGTTACCGACGCGCTGGGGCACAATGTCACGTACACCTATGCTGACCCGCACAATCCCTGGCTGTTGACCGGCAAGACCGATGAGCTGGGCAAACCGGTCTTCACGAACACCTATGATCCGAGTGGCCGGATCGTCCGGCAGGTCAACAACACCGGCCAGGATATCACATTCAGCTACGAGATTATTACCGATACGGCCCAGATTGTCAGCCGCGTTGGTGATACGGAAGCGGCAGGCCTGCATGCCCTCCTGGTTACGACTACCGAAGATCAATCAGGGCGCACCATCTATACCTTCGGCTCCGATGGCCTGCTCCGCTCGGTTGTCGAGCCGAGCGGGGCGACGACGCGCTACGCCAGGTACACCAACACCCGCCAGCCGACGGAGGTGATCGATGCCGAAGGACGCGTGACGCGGTTTACCTACACCGGCAACGGATTACTCGCTACGGCGACCAACGCCGATGGCATGGTCACGACGCTCGACCATGATGCCTGGGGGCGACCTACCCGGCTGATGACCTATGATCGCGCTTTCACCATCAGCTATGTCGGTCCGAATATCAGCGCCGTGCGGGATCACGCCGGACGGGAGGTGCAATTCACCTATGCCGATCAGGCCGGTTGGAAGGGGATGCTCAGCGCCATCGCCAACACCGGCAGCATGACAACCACCCTGACCTACGATGCTGCGGGCGATATCGTCAAGGTAACCGATGCCCTCGGGCGCGCCGTCCACCTGACGTATGACGGCGCGGGCCGGCCGATCATGATCCGCGACGCGCACGACATGGTGACGACGCTGCGCTATGACGCGGCGGATCGGATGCGGAGCATCACGCACACGGCTGATGGGCAATCCCGCACAACCACCTTTGCCTACGACGCGGCCGGTCACCTGATCAGCGTAACCGATCCGCTCAGCCAGACGACTACCCTAACCCCGGATGATGCCGGACGAGTGAGGACGCAGCGGCTGCCGGACGGTCGCAGCATTACTTTCGACTACGACGCGCACAGCCACGTAACCGGGATCACACCGCCCGAGCGCGGCCGGCATCACTTCAGCTACACGCCCTATGGCGTGCTGAGCCAGTACCAGCCGCCGGCGGTCGAGAGCGGCGCGACGAACACCCAATATGTCTTCAACCTGCTGGAGCAGCTGACGCAGTTGACCCAGCCGGATGGGGCCACGACCGCGCTGGGCTACGATCGACTGGGCCGCACTGAGACGATCACGCATACGGCGGGGACGACGCGGCTGACCTACGACCCGGCCTCCGGCAACGTCGCCACGCTGCAGTCGCCCGAAGGTACGCTCACCTACAGCTACGACAGCGCGCATCGGCCCACCACGACCACCTGGTCCGGCGCCATCAGCGGGGTCGTCGAACACGGCTACAACGCGCAGTCGCTGGTCGCGTTCCAGCGCATCAACCAGCTGGCCGCGATCAGCTTCGCCTACGATGTCGACGGATCGCTGACCCAGGCGGGCGCGCTGACGCTGGCGTATGCCGCCAAAGATGGGCTGCTCGAAGCGACCACGCTGGGCGTCGTACAGGATCGCTGGACCTACAACGGCTTCAGCGAGCCGGTCGCCTACACCGCTACCGCGAACAGCAACCTGCTCTACCGCATGGTGACCGAGCGGGACGCGCTGGGGCGCATCACCTCCAAGACCGAGACGATCGACGGCGTCGCCGTGACTCACAGCTACACCTACGACGCCGTCGGGCAGCTTACACAGGTGCGGCGCAACGGCACGCTCGTGGCCGAGTACACTTACGATGCCAACGGCAACCGCACGCGCCTGACCACGCCGAACGGGACGATCACCGCGGTCTATGACGCGCAGGACCGGTTGGTCCAGTACGGCGCGATGGTCTACGGCTATACCGCGAACGGCGAGGTGCAGAGCGTCACCGTCGGCGGGCAGACCACCCGCTACGGCTACGATGCCTTCGGCAACCTGCAGAGCGCGACGCTGCCGGACGGGACCCAGCTGCGCTATGTGATCGACGGCCAGGGACGGCGCGTCGGCAAGCTGGTCAACGGCGTGGTGGTCCAGGGGTTCTTGTACGCGGATGACCTGCGGCCGCTCGCGGAGCTGGACGGCAGCGGCGCGGTGGTCAGCCAGTTCGTCTACGCCAGCACCGGCCACGTGCCGGACTACCTGATCAAAGGCGGCGTGACCTATCGCATCCTGACCGACCAGCTCGGCAGCCCGCGCTTGGTCGTCAACGCCGCCACGGGCGCGGTGGTACAGCAGCTCGACTACGACGCCTTCGGCGCGATCACGCGCGACACCAACCCGGGCTTCCAGCCCTTCGGCTTCGCCGGCGGCCTCTACGACCAGCACACCAAGTTGACGCACTTCGGCGCGCGGGAGTACGATGCCACCACTGGACGCTGGACCCGCAAGGATCCGCTCGGGTTTGCGGCGGGCGATGCCAATCTGTACCGCTACGTCGGAAACGACCCGGTCAACTTCATTGATCCGACGGGCTTGTTCGTCGATGTGGTTGCCGATGTCGGCTTCATCCTCTACGACCTGTACCGGCTCCGCACCGACCCCTGCAACTTCGGCTGGAACCTGTTCGCGCTCGGGCTGGATGTCCTCGGCGCCTTCCTGCCCTTCGCCACCGGGTTGGGTTTCGCCGCTCGCACCGCCGACAATCTGGATGACGTCGCCGATGTGGCGCGCAGCTGCTTCAACAGCTTCAGTGCTGACACGCCGGTCGCCACCCCCGATGGCCTGGTGCCGATCAGCGAGCTTGACGTTGGCGAGCTGGTGCTGGCGTACAACGAGGCAACGCGCACCACCGGCAGCTACACCGTGACCGATGTGATCGTGCACACCGATCCAGTGATCCTGGAGCTGACGCTGGACGGCGAGGTGCTCGCAACGACGGTGGAGCATCCGTTCTTCGTGCTGCTGCGCGGCTGGGTGCCGGCGGGTGAACTACGCATCGGCGACGCGGTGCGCACGGCGGACGGCAGCTACGGCAGCGTCGACGCGCTCGCGGTGGTCCACCACGAGCAGCCGATGTATAATCTCTCCGTCGCCACTGCCCACACCTTTTTCGTCGGTGAGGGTCGGTGGCTGGTGCATAACGTCCGTTGTTGGCCTGGTACACCGGAGGAAATGGATAAGTTTCTAGGCTTTCCAGGGACTCGTATCCCTGATACGCCAAATACACCGGGTCGGAACAAAGTCGTGTGGCAGCCGTCTGACAAGGTAAAGATCACGTACGAACAGCATCCGTACCACCCTCATGCTCCAGACTGGCATAGGAAGCCTCACTGGCATTTAGATACCCCAGGCGCTTCTCATCAGCGATACCTGCCTGGGGATCCGATCCCTGGTTATGAATGA
- a CDS encoding DUF7677 family protein has translation MVKCYAANSELVEQVAFFAFILGNGSLLPQNSINHDIEYDYEECIMEDPRVLVEVFCVYVNNYVNSADPSIAEQRAAQWLAHQCLPEYTIDPPIEPWELLESQGKGDVFDAIKAFGRAIAFGDLPGEYIEGIDYSEYLSVGGSFLEEVIKVFLNNLLVNEDGIVINYREALKRATQYIRYYIDKSYAVNPPIAGWEVGEYDRPDTLQ, from the coding sequence ATGGTGAAGTGTTATGCTGCCAACAGTGAACTAGTCGAGCAAGTTGCTTTCTTTGCCTTCATACTAGGGAACGGAAGTCTATTGCCTCAGAATTCTATTAACCATGACATTGAATATGATTACGAAGAGTGCATTATGGAAGATCCTAGGGTGCTAGTCGAGGTGTTTTGTGTATATGTCAATAACTACGTCAACAGTGCTGACCCATCAATAGCAGAGCAGCGTGCAGCGCAATGGCTCGCCCATCAATGCTTGCCCGAATACACTATCGATCCGCCCATTGAACCGTGGGAATTGTTAGAATCTCAAGGAAAAGGCGATGTATTTGATGCTATAAAGGCATTTGGGCGAGCTATAGCATTTGGTGATCTCCCCGGCGAGTATATCGAAGGTATAGACTATTCAGAATACCTGTCTGTAGGCGGGAGTTTTCTCGAAGAAGTTATCAAGGTGTTTTTAAACAATCTTCTTGTCAACGAGGATGGAATTGTTATAAATTATCGCGAAGCACTCAAACGGGCAACGCAATATATACGTTATTATATAGACAAATCCTATGCGGTTAATCCTCCGATCGCCGGCTGGGAAGTTGGTGAATATGACCGCCCAGATACACTACAATAG
- a CDS encoding ABC transporter permease, giving the protein MRLYYEIAVRSFRRITTYRVSFVLGIITNAFFGALRCFVFIALYRQQAAPVVAGFTLSDAITYTWLTQSLISIGAGWIASDVAMTIRSGDVITDLSRPWSFTGAWLSRFLGERVFNLCVRGTLTYAIGVLLFGARLPTPGALAGFGAAIGLALLLSFAYMFLVNLTAFWLLDNTGVVLIANILLSFFSGFYLPLAFFPAALQAVAAALPFQAITSLPARIFLGQIQGPELGAALLLQSAWVVVLFGLNRLMLRLAVRTIVIQGG; this is encoded by the coding sequence ATGCGCCTGTATTACGAAATCGCCGTACGCTCGTTCCGCCGCATCACGACGTATCGTGTTTCGTTCGTGCTCGGCATCATCACCAATGCGTTCTTTGGCGCGCTGCGCTGCTTCGTCTTCATCGCGCTGTATCGTCAGCAGGCCGCGCCGGTTGTGGCGGGCTTCACGCTGAGCGATGCGATCACCTACACCTGGCTGACGCAGTCGTTGATCTCGATCGGCGCGGGCTGGATCGCCTCGGACGTGGCCATGACGATCAGGAGCGGCGACGTGATCACCGATCTGAGCCGTCCGTGGAGCTTCACCGGCGCCTGGCTGAGCCGGTTTCTGGGTGAGCGCGTCTTCAACCTGTGCGTGCGGGGGACGCTCACGTACGCCATCGGCGTGCTGCTGTTCGGCGCGCGGCTGCCCACGCCGGGCGCGCTGGCGGGCTTCGGCGCGGCGATCGGCCTGGCGCTGCTGTTGTCGTTCGCGTACATGTTCCTGGTCAACCTGACGGCGTTCTGGCTGCTCGACAACACCGGCGTGGTGCTGATCGCCAATATTCTGCTGAGCTTTTTCTCGGGTTTTTATCTGCCGCTGGCTTTTTTCCCTGCGGCGCTACAGGCCGTTGCCGCCGCGCTGCCGTTTCAGGCGATCACCAGCCTGCCGGCGCGCATCTTTCTCGGCCAGATCCAGGGCCCTGAACTGGGCGCTGCCCTGCTGCTCCAGAGCGCCTGGGTCGTGGTGCTGTTCGGTCTGAACCGGCTCATGCTGCGTCTGGCGGTGCGCACCATCGTGATTCAGGGAGGATAA
- a CDS encoding RHS repeat-associated core domain-containing protein, producing MNPGFQPFGFAGGLYDQHTQVTHVGAREYDATTGRWTSKDPLGFAAGDANLYRDVANDPVNAIDPTGLFVDVLADVGFVLYDLYFLKTDLSNAGTHLLSLSLHLLGMLLSFATRLGMLAHVGGKADIVDRAELQDLQRVNSFRPGGASVKGTYVAEFPEHLARWGELMLGKVNDTVIKAAVSQKCPICGGASSMV from the coding sequence ATCAACCCGGGCTTCCAGCCCTTTGGCTTTGCCGGCGGCCTCTACGACCAGCACACCCAGGTGACGCACGTCGGCGCGCGGGAGTACGATGCCACCACTGGCCGCTGGACCAGCAAGGACCCGCTCGGCTTCGCGGCGGGCGATGCCAACCTGTACCGCGACGTCGCCAACGACCCGGTCAATGCCATCGATCCGACCGGCTTGTTCGTCGATGTGCTGGCCGATGTCGGCTTCGTTTTGTACGATCTCTATTTCCTCAAAACCGATCTATCCAACGCCGGCACACATCTGCTCTCGTTGAGTTTGCACCTCCTGGGCATGCTGCTGTCGTTTGCGACGCGCCTAGGGATGCTGGCACATGTGGGTGGGAAGGCCGATATCGTTGATCGGGCAGAATTGCAGGATCTGCAGCGTGTCAACTCCTTTCGTCCCGGAGGTGCTTCAGTTAAGGGTACATACGTTGCTGAGTTTCCCGAGCATCTCGCACGATGGGGTGAGTTGATGCTTGGTAAGGTGAATGATACGGTCATCAAAGCGGCTGTATCACAGAAGTGCCCCATATGCGGTGGAGCAAGCTCGATGGTATAG
- a CDS encoding polymorphic toxin-type HINT domain-containing protein, translating to MDEPGATQAQFSYAPFGETTATGDVGSYAAQFTGRENDGTGLHYYRARYYSPGLQRVLSPAPLGFAAGDANLYRYVGNDPVNVIDPTGLFVDVVADVGFILYDLYRLRTDPCNFGWNLFALGLDVLGAFLPFATGLGFAARTADNLDDVADVARSCINSFSADTPVATPAGPVPISEIEVGDQVLAYHEATRTTGSYTVTDVIVHTDPVILALTLDGEVVETTPEHPFFVLLRGWVKAGDLRVGDVVRQRDGAYGMVNAVAVVAAPQPMYNLTVADAHTFFVGEEGWLVHNATICRPLTPREKDRLRSQATAIWEQKTGRRASAVGMDVHHRIPLEWAHLFPEANPNRVANLIGLRRPDHYLVNNAWREWKRSLNGATPTPAQVMRQALRIDEQFGHLMRFVK from the coding sequence CTGGACGAGCCCGGCGCCACGCAGGCGCAGTTCAGCTACGCGCCGTTTGGCGAAACGACTGCCACGGGCGATGTGGGCAGCTACGCTGCGCAGTTCACCGGCCGCGAGAACGACGGCACCGGGCTGCACTACTACCGCGCGCGCTACTACAGCCCGGGCTTGCAGCGCGTCCTCAGCCCGGCCCCGCTCGGCTTCGCGGCGGGCGATGCCAACCTGTACCGCTACGTCGGAAACGACCCGGTCAACGTCATCGATCCGACCGGCTTGTTCGTCGATGTGGTCGCTGATGTCGGCTTCATCCTCTACGACCTGTACCGGCTCCGCACCGACCCCTGCAACTTCGGCTGGAACCTGTTCGCGCTCGGGCTGGATGTCCTCGGCGCCTTCCTGCCCTTCGCCACCGGGTTGGGTTTCGCCGCTCGCACCGCCGACAATCTGGATGACGTCGCCGATGTGGCGCGCAGCTGCATCAACAGCTTCAGTGCGGACACGCCGGTCGCCACCCCTGCTGGGCCGGTGCCCATCAGTGAGATCGAGGTTGGGGATCAGGTGCTGGCGTACCACGAGGCGACGCGCACCACCGGCAGCTACACCGTGACCGATGTGATCGTCCACACCGATCCCGTGATCCTGGCGCTGACGCTGGACGGCGAGGTGGTTGAAACGACCCCCGAGCATCCGTTCTTCGTGTTGCTGCGCGGCTGGGTGAAGGCGGGCGACCTGCGGGTGGGGGATGTCGTGCGCCAACGTGACGGCGCGTACGGAATGGTTAACGCCGTCGCGGTGGTCGCCGCGCCCCAGCCGATGTATAATCTCACCGTCGCTGATGCCCACACCTTCTTCGTTGGTGAAGAAGGCTGGCTGGTGCATAATGCTACTATTTGCCGGCCCTTGACGCCAAGGGAGAAGGACAGGCTTCGCAGTCAAGCAACGGCTATTTGGGAACAGAAAACAGGAAGGAGGGCTTCGGCAGTTGGGATGGACGTTCATCATCGCATACCTCTCGAATGGGCCCATCTGTTTCCCGAGGCTAACCCGAACCGAGTAGCTAACTTAATAGGATTGAGGAGACCCGACCACTACCTAGTGAACAATGCTTGGAGAGAATGGAAACGGAGCCTAAATGGCGCAACTCCCACACCAGCTCAAGTCATGAGGCAAGCACTCCGTATAGATGAGCAGTTTGGGCATCTCATGAGGTTTGTCAAGTAG
- a CDS encoding transposase: MTLHHVNHDPTIGSPRHVCMRCVMNALFSIDRTGCLLPKDFPNSGTVYYYFRKWRDDST; encoded by the coding sequence ATAACACTTCACCATGTTAACCACGACCCCACAATTGGCTCTCCCCGCCATGTCTGCATGCGCTGCGTGATGAACGCCTTGTTTTCTATTGACCGAACCGGATGTCTATTACCAAAAGACTTTCCAAATTCTGGTACGGTGTATTATTACTTCCGAAAATGGCGCGACGATAGTACATGA
- a CDS encoding SMI1/KNR4 family protein yields the protein MLNKRRIQALLNRLHPGETIPEGLGDEEIAAFTERTGVAVPSEVAELLRFMNGPYVGHKVLLGIIDHEYRGIEPIYQLYPYWKDRGWLPIGGDGCGNYYVVPTRGEFGPGYPVFFVDTMDDPDVPAYIVASNVVRFVEFLILNELGEIDWPWDKNEVLKKDPDILRYCRIPIPWELP from the coding sequence GTGCTAAACAAGAGGCGTATTCAAGCGTTGTTAAACCGCCTTCACCCTGGGGAGACTATTCCCGAAGGGTTAGGTGATGAAGAAATTGCTGCCTTTACTGAGCGAACAGGAGTTGCAGTGCCTTCTGAGGTGGCAGAGCTTTTGAGATTCATGAATGGTCCATATGTTGGTCATAAAGTATTGCTTGGTATAATCGATCATGAGTATCGTGGTATTGAGCCAATTTATCAACTCTATCCGTATTGGAAAGACCGTGGTTGGCTTCCAATTGGCGGTGATGGTTGTGGCAATTATTATGTGGTTCCGACTCGTGGAGAGTTCGGTCCTGGCTACCCTGTGTTTTTTGTTGATACTATGGATGATCCTGATGTGCCGGCATATATTGTTGCATCAAATGTGGTTCGTTTTGTGGAGTTTTTGATCCTAAATGAATTGGGAGAGATAGATTGGCCCTGGGACAAAAATGAGGTTCTGAAGAAAGATCCTGATATTCTGCGTTACTGTCGAATTCCTATTCCCTGGGAGCTTCCATAG